The region TAGAGAGAACAGCAAACAACTACAGACAATGTGTGAGTTGATCAGCTGTGCCACTTTGTCATGCTTTTGCTTGCTGTCTGTTTGTATTATCCAGtatgatgttttgtgtgtgttttgtgtgatttCCCCACAGGCTCTGTATCCAGCACAAGTGTGTGGCATCATAAACGAATCGGAGACGGTGAAACGGCTGAGAATAGCCGCTCATCCAGACTTCCGTTTCAAAGCAGGACAGTGGTGAGCAAACATCGGCATTCTGCATAGCTTTCTTTTTAGTCGCGGTTGTTGTACTTAGGAACAATTTTGGAAGGTTCAGTAAACCCATTTATTCTCTAAATCGAGCAAAATCACTCAAACAACTTTAAATGTAGCAATTCGCACCTCATATTGTTAGAATTTCCCCAGTAGATATTAAGTATTTAAGGCTGGATCTGGTTTGTACTTGACAGAATATTTAGAAACAAAATAGTCTCCTCAATTAAAACTATACTTTGTAGTGTTTATAACCTGATTTGGTTGGACATGCCAATTTGGGTGAGACTAGATCCACCTAATAAAGAAGCCGATTAATACAATAGTCAATGTAGATTTATGGCAGAATTTTTAGACAGATCTAGTATGGAGTGCACCACTGGATTAATTGTCTATGTATACATATTTAACTAATACACTCATAAAGACACAAGCCATTTGTGCCCCACAATAACGTGTAAACTTGGagaaaaactatttaaaaaagaaagtgacTGTGTGTATCCCTCGGGGAcaccactaggtggcaccaTTTAACTTCTCTTAATTTTCCTGTGTGTTGCCAATGAATTTGAAGGAAATACAACAAAACACTACAATTGTAAATCGATGTGTCCAACCAGTTCATGGGAAATATTTTAGGACTTATGTTTTGTGCAAACGTACAAATGCTCTAGCAATAGTTGCTGTTGAGCTTTCACAGATCAGGAACAAGCTCAACTCCATTTTTCAGAAATCggtgacatttttatttaaaatttgattttatttcaaagcagCCTGTGTCTGACTAATGAGTAACCTGGGGTTACCCTTCAAGTTTAAGTGACATTTCAGTGATTGCCTTACAATAAAACGCACAAATGAAgagctgtgttgtttttttccataaaAACTTTCTACATCAAGGCAAAGTTATTTTTCAATCTGTGTCTTCCAGTAAGGGCTGCCAGTTATAATTAGAGTACTGTACTCTGCACATGCTGTCTTATGTACGGAGCCCATACTGTAGGTAGGCGGTGGTGAAACAGAAAACTGGCAGCCAATTGCCCTGCAGCGCGATAATGAATGCAAATAGATGGAAATTCTCGACTTTCAGTGTTtcagttggggaaaaaaaagagagtttAGTTGTTCATCTTCAGGTGGGAGCGGatgaggaggtggtgggtggaACATATGTGTGCATCTGCACAATAGATTCATATTCATAGCACATTTGAGATTTGAAGGTTCACAGTCTCTCGAGTATAATAGTGGGTCATTGTCTTGATGGAACATTAGCCTAAATGTTCAGACTTACCGCTTCCCTTTGTTGGGCTACTCTACTTTGGTTAACGATGGACGAAAACGACCGCGGTTGGTGGCTGACTGGGACACTGCTTGTTGTTTAAACTTACCAGCATGCAGTTTTCCCACCTGGATTGGTTTTGTTGGTCTTTCTGGAATTCACTACCCTATTGACTGAGGTCAAAGGGCACCACGCTACCTGCATTCACCCGCCTGTGCAGCGCGAGCTGCTATTCTTTAAAGATCCACTGTTTTGCCATTCACGTGGTCAGGACTGGAAAAAGGAGTTGCTATTTATAATAAAATGATGCTCACATCTACAACAGGATCCAGACTTCCTCCATAGCCTGTTGCCTTAAGCTAAAGTAAAAATATATGTTCTAATCAACACTGGATGCCCAAGAATGACAAAGGGAAAACCACCTCTGGGTCGACTTCCTTGTCAGAAGAATTCAACAGATTGTTAATAAAACACTTGAGCGGTTAAATGTATTCTAATAAAATGTATCATGCTTGTTTGCTCAGGGTGGATTTCTTCATCCCTGGTGTGGAGAAGGTGGGAGGGTTTTCCATGTGCTCCAGCCCGGGTTTGTTGCAGCGAGAAGGCATCATCGAACTGGCTGTCAAATACAGCAAGCACCCCCCAGCACACTGGGTCCACACCCTGGTGAGAAGGCAACCCATTTTTAATTAGCTGCTCACAAGGAGATGCAGGAGCTCCAAGACCTGGACACCAGTAGGAGTCTTAATCCCAGTTTGGGTGAAGTTTGCATCGACGTGTGTGGGAGTACTGGGATTCCAGAGCTATTTCAAGTGGGTCGGGTTCAGCGCTTTTGCCCTTCTCGGCAAAAATAACATTGCTGACTACGATGGGAGGCACAACGCTTTAAAACCAGCCGTGTAAACACGACCATCATTCCTGTCCTATTAAATTCAGcactctttttttgttgttgttgttgcagttcTTTGATGACAACCGTTAATAAATCGCTTTGAGCTGTTGCGTCGCTGTTTATGAGTGTTGTGACACATCCGGCTCTCTGCTCGGGCGCTGTTTGATGTTAGTTCTACATCAAACGCCTGATTATTTATTGgccttttaaaatgtgcatttcaaCCTGTGAGGAAAGGTAAATGTTGGCAGCCAACGTCTCTCTTATCctctaaaatacattttctttctttattaatAACAAGTCATATGTTTTCTCCGTTTCCTCAGTGCGCTGTGGGCTCCCAGGTGGCCATGCGTGTGGGCGGGGACTTCTTCTTTGACCCCTCGCCGTCTGACCCTGCTGTAGATGTGCTGCTAGTAGCTGGCGGTGTGGGAATCAACCCCCTCTACTCCATCTTGCTACACACTACTGATCTAATGCATCTGAACCGTTCCTCTGGCGGCCGGGACTACAACATCGGCTCCGTCCACCTCAGCTACAGCGCTAAGAACACCCAGGAGCTTCTCTTTAAGGTCTGACTGAAGAAACAGgttctgtttcctcctgcagaatcCATGTGTGTATCTAGAACACTGCAGGCGCTCCTGTCGCGGGGGTGAGCAGctactgtgtgtgtttccagggctCCATCGTCGAGGCGTGTCGGGAATTCCCTGACAAGTTCTCCTGTGATTTCCACGTCACGCAACAGAGCACAGATGTCGACCCATCCCTCACGCCTTTCCTCAGCCGTGAGTCGCGCTCAGGCGCAGCATTTCCGAACTTCTCCTCCTTTGGCAGCGATGATTTCTAGATTAGTCTGTGATTGTCTGTGATTCTGTGATTGTCAGTgtaaaagatggagaaaacgaTGCTTAGGTCTCTTGAGTAGCTGATTGGGTGGTATCTCCCCAGGTGGAAGGATCACGGAGGAGGAGTTAAGGGCTCGCGTGGACCCACAGAAGACTTTGTGCTTCCTTTGCGGGCCGCCGCCCATGATCGAACAGCATTCCAAAACTCTGCTGGACTCTGGACTTCCAAAAGACAAAATCCTTTTTGAGAAGTGGTGGTAGAAGCTCCTCCTACCTCTGACTTTATACACTGAAACCTTCAGTTTTTACTTTGTGCCGATACATTTTTGTTGAGGGGGAGGCCTGTATTactggagagcagaggaagtcCCTGGTGGGCGGGAGTGCTCAGCTGGTTGAAGTTAACCCTCcgatctctgctgctgtcatccGTGCCTTATTCTTGAACAACTGCTGGGGCGGCCGCTACTCGAGCCAGCAAAGATTACATTTAATTTCTCACGAGGAAAACCGAACAGACTGTCAAATCCACCCCCTTTTTGATGGCTTGTTGCTGAAAACCAGTGTGTTCCTCATCCATGCAACCTCTAAATGTAGTGTACATTTCAGACACATTTGTAAGGTTAATCCCAGATAAGATCAGAAAAGGTAAccagaaagaataaaaagataaaagcatGATCTTTGTGCTAACCCTGGCGTAGAGGATCAATGCATTTTACAGTTTGATTCACCCATTTTGATACTATCAAGCCtaattttattgcttttaagtggaattatgtatttatttgcaGAGATAAGGAGTTGATAGTTTGGCTGTAAGAATGTCTGTTTCTCACATTTTCCCCAAAACTTCGCACCAAACGTATTTTTAGAGTCGACAATCGGCAATCTGCCGTGTTTTGGCCAgcatctctgccccccccccccttcttccctcCTTGCTCTCAATCGCACATGTTCACACACCCGGAAGCGCTCCTCCATCTCGGGACGGAGAATATCCCACAGCGCACAGTAATGGAACCTCCAGGTGGTCTCCGATTGGCTTGGATCTCGGAACATCCCTCGGAGATGGTTGCGAGCTCCTTGTGGTCTGTCTCAGCATGGGGGCGGTCGCACGATTGAGACTCCTTTGGAGTGTCAATACGAGGAAAAGGGTTAATGCTGGTAACATGACATTTacaggaaataaaggaaatggAGGCAATCTTTTTCTCCAGTTTTTATTGACCTCTGCTTTCATATCGACATGTCACACTACTTACGCACAGCACACCGCGGTTCAGCAAATAAGTTTACATCTACTACACCTTCTGAATACGAAAGGTCAGTCCCCCCCGGCTAACAAAATCGTTTCTCTTGGCTCCTGAATCTACGCAGCAAATTTAGGGTCCATTATAGTGGAGGCAAATCATCATCGGCCCGATTCCATAATCAGTTTCCATAGGAACTGAGAAATTGTCACTTTTAAGGAAAAGGGACTGAATTGAGTCAAATAATCACGCCattgcagtcacacacacacacacacacacacactcatgagaTTGAGTCTGAGGAACTGCACAGACTGTTTCTAGTGAAGGTTTCAGGGTTTATGTGAAATGATTTAACCAGATTTATGTACATTAATATAGCAATATCAAAAGAAAGCAATCAGGATGTGGTTTCGTAGGTTTGCAAAGGTCTCAGGGCAACACCGGCAACTAATGCACTTCCCTTATACGACATTCAGTGATATACcttaaattagaaaaatattGTATGTTCAGCGTGAGGAATGCTCCTGTTTTAAGACGGTAGATGCAAAGTAAGGCTTGGACGAGTCTCAGGGTGTGTTCGTTAGGTGGCTGTCCTGTCACTGCGATGTCCGGGACGTGCAGCTATCCCGTGAACCGGCACCTGAACGGCGTCAGATTGGTTCGTCCCTCTCGGCGGGGGCTTGTTCAGGTTCGTAATCAGTTGCTGCGTAAAGTCCCGGTCACATGTCTACTCACAACACTGAACCGAAGCCGGGCAACTGCACAACTTTTTCCGTGACACGCCGCGGCCCTGAAGGCTCCGGGAGAAGCGGTACGCAATAACTAGTTCGACAAATCGATACACTCAAAGACATTTAAGCTCGCTTCCTCCGCCTGGCTTGTTTGTGTCAACAGACTCCTGAaaagagctgctgtctgatcctctcctccctcttcagcgcctccctgccccctcctctgccctccctctgGCAAACATCCGTCCATCTCGCAGACGTCCGCAGCGGGAACTCGTCGACGTCGGTCTCCTCTTCCGGCTCTTCCACGGACTCCCTGCTCCCCGACAGGAGCCTCCTTTGATGCCACGCATCCTCTTTGCTCTCCCTCcgctccgcctcctcttcctcccctcctgcgTCTCTACTTAACCTGGTCATCTCCGTTCCCATCAGCGGGGAcatgttctccagctcctcctgtgtTCCTGCGGCGGGTTTCTTTGCCTTACCGCGGCCCTTGAGGTACAGCATCTAAAACCAAAGACATGTTTGTGAGACAGGtcttttttggggttttttttgcagcttGTGCCAGTTTCCTTCCATCTCTCCAGACACCTGACAAACCGGAACAAAGCAACTTCACTGATATGTCTTTCCTGTACGGTTCCAGGTCGACTCTTCGCCTATTATTAGCTATTTCCCGTTTCTTCCACGTCCCAATTTAGCGACGTGACTTTTAAATGACACCTTCTGTGACATAAAGCCACGTATCCTAAAGGCACAACAGAGAAAAGTGACAAACGTGCGGCGGAGATTGACGACGAGGGAACAAACCTTGAAGTCTTTTCTCTTGCGCTGCAAAATGGGTCTCTGAAGGAAGAGGATCTGCTTGGTCGACAAACTCCCGTCACTATAGAAAGAAAGGATCAGCACTTTTACAGTGGTTACCTGTTATGGTATAATCTGACAAGCCTGCATATCATTACGTGTTTTTCAGTTTCCGTCGACTGCGAAGTGACAAGCTacaagggtgggggggggacacatcAGAGACTCAATTCTTCGCAGCACCGACTGATTTCAAAAGCACCGAGAAGTCGACACCGGCACATGATCTGATCTGTCAGATCTTAAACCATCTGTCTTGTTTCTAAGCCACAGCGTTTATTCCCAAAATCCCCAACAAAAATGAGACAGGCGGGGTAATGAGTCCTCGCTGAATTGAGGCGACGTTATTCGAAATGATAGGAACTAACAGGAAAAGAGTCTGGGCATCAGGTTCTGGCCCTGGTGAAACTGGTACCTGTTGGTCTTGACAATCGGCGTGGGTAACACGCACATCAGCCTCCAACCGTAGGGAGCCAGGGACTGAAGCAAGGGGACGTAGTCCGTCTTCACGACGACACCCTTGATGGGggaggtggggaaaaaagaaggggTCAGACAATCGCACGCGCCGTTTCCTCACATTAGATTTGAGAGGAAGGCAAAACGCGCACATCGACGACCGTCCACTGCTCCACCACGATGGCGTCGTAGGAGGTGCCTGGCGCCTCCTCCGCCGAGCTTTGGAAGATGAAGACGCTGTCCACAGAAGAAACCCTTCCATCTGGACAAGTTAAAgtaaaaaaagggggagaggaGTTACAAGCTCCCATCTCGGGGAACGCCGATCCTCCATACACTCCGGCTTAAGCTGACTTTATTGTGCAGGCGACTGAGTGGTGACTTCTGCTCTAAGCTGTGGATTTAGGCCGTATAGCTCCGCGGATGTGATCCATGACGGAGCGGCGGAACAGAGATACACAGTCTGAGTGGCTGTTCTTGCTTGACCTGTCAAGCTCAGCTAAAGTTTTGTCACATTTAAGTCGGAAGATAAAGTAAAACGTTAGCTTTGAAGAACGAGCAAAGGTTCCGGATCAGTGCTGACGCCGTGAAAATTACCGTTATAGTCCCCCAGATGGAAGAAGCCGTCGACTAGCTGCGCCCCGCTGGTGAAGTGCTGTGTCATGTAGTCGAGCCAGTGCGTGTGGACCTCCGTGATCAGTCCCGCTTCCCTCTGCACTTGCAGCGGCACCCTGAGCGAGTAGAACCTTGGGGAGTGGTTCAGCTCGTCCGTGTGGTTATACAAGGCGAACAGCTGCATCCCTGCAGATTTGACGGAGACAAAATGGACAGGTGTAGATGCGTCACGCCGGTTTGTGTGGTGACCCTGTGCCGGATCACTTACGATCCTGCGTGCTCGACTtctcgttgttgttgttttgcgtTTTCACCCCGCTCTGCCCGTTGGTGCAAGCTGGGCcggacttcctgttgcactttTGATTCATATCTGGAGAGCTGAGGCAGCTCTCGGGACTTGAACTCCTCTGGTTGGAAAGGTTCAAAGGCTCCTCCATGCACTGTCCGTTCTGGTGGGCAGTACCGCCCGCAGGGTCGCACAACTGGTTCGCCGCAGCCTCTGCTGGGATTCCGGTGTGACACCAGTCAACCGCGAGTCTCGGAGGGCTGGGAGCAAGAGGCTCGCTATTCTCCACGTCTTCGCCGCCGAGCGGTGGGTCCGCTGGGCTCGTGTTAAGGCTGTGGGGCTGCTGGTGTATTGGCGAAGGGCTCGAATGTAAGGAGGAGAGCTCATCGGGGTCCCAGTGCCCGATGAAACAAGGCCCCCCACCTGGCTGCTGGAGAAAGCCCACAAACATCACGCCTTGCTCGGCCACGTCCTGGATCTGCAGGACGACAATACCCAGGATGTCAATATCACGACGCCACAGTGAAGTCCATCGAGCCAGTATAATTCAATTCAAAGCTCAATATAAAAAGACATCAGTCGCCgaatcaaaaataaaagagcatCATCTTCCTTTATCAGGAGAAGCCTCATTTGCAGGGAAACAAAGGCTGAGACAGGCGGAGTAGATACTCGGCACAATAACAACCTACCTAATCATCTGCAAAGATCAAATATTCAAATGACAAAAGGACCTCATTATCTCAACGCATccgcgtgtgtgcgtgggcgCCACTCTCCCTCCCGCCGGGCTCCACTGGTTAATTGTCAGTTGATATTTGGGCTGACGGTTTCGAGGCGGGCTCGACGGAGAAAATGAAGCTCGCGTTTGGGCTCAAACAATGACAGGGGGCATCTCCCCCGTTCGTCCCCGCTGGTTTTTGGTTCCCTTTCTGACACTTGCCACATACGCACCATCGGGGAAATCCGTAAACAATCCCCATTAACAGCGCGTGGCTCTATTACACAGGGATGTACATGTCCAGAGACGGCTGGGCATTGAGTGAAGGACGATTAGGAAGTATAGAATTGCAAATCTAAACGCCCGCATGGGCACAAACCAGCCTGTCACTTTGTCTGCCTGGCTGGTGCCACTCCTGGCGTCTTATCTTGAACCCTCGCTGGCAGCTTGCAATCTGATTGGTTATTCATGTCACGGTGCCGGAGCGTATCACATTATACTCAGCGATGAGTATTTCCATCCAATCAGGTTTGCCTTTGTGCTCCGTGGGTGTTCAGATGCAAATCTATTCAATAGagcacattttcatttcacattGTCGTGCTGTTGGCGGATCCGTGAGCAGCGGGGCCAAAAGTCACTTTCTGCGGCTGATAAATGCCAGCGGCGGCGGTGGCCTTAAGGTTAACATCTAACGGTGGCTGGTGACGCCTTCTGTCACGTTCCGTTAATTACACCGTTACCCTCTTCCTGTTTATCAGAGACGCAGAGCTGCATCTGGTAGGTAGATTCACAACATCTGCAGCTCGAGGCCGTTACCGTACGGCACAAACTGGCGATTACAGGCGGCCGCCCGCGGCCTTTGGGGCCCCGACGGTTTCCCTCGCTGTCGCAGCGGCGCTGCTCCAACTTGAAAGGCGCAGACGGGAACCACGCAGAGCGACGGGCGCTTAGATGCAGCCGGGAGCGTTCCGGAGATTTCGCTTTTCACGCTAATGAATTTGTCAGTCTcgttttaaaaatacacaacgGGTAAGGAAAGCAAAGCGACACAAGGGCTGCTGCATCCTTATGGGGGGGAGGGTTGTAACAGGTGGGTACCTTTAAGATGCTGACAGGAGTTTTATTTGTTAGATCAGCTGAAATATCTGTGGGAACGGATCGGAGTTACCAGAAACCCGCTCCTGTACGCGACACCCGACCTAATGTGGTGTCAGTCTGTACATCTGTTGCTTATTTTGAGCCTCCACACACTCCCTCACCTTCTTCACGTAGTTCTGGATCACCTCCGGGTCGGCGGACTGGTGCCCCGCCACGCACACGTCCGTCTCCAGGCGTCGGCGTCCCCACCTCAGCTGGCTTTTTTCCGAACTGCGGGGTGAGAAACGGAGGCATTTAAGCGAATAGGCCGCGCATCAATCACGCGGCGACAGCCATCCGTCTGCTCGTGAGGGAAGAATAGCAGCCGCTACGACGCCACATTAGACTGTTCATTTTCTGTCTATTATCGCGGCGGGAGTTCCATCACCCAGCAACATTACAGCGCAAATGATCCTTGGTTCTTTAAAATCGGGAGTGCCCGTTGACCCGGAATGGTGACGGCAGAAGCATCACGTCGGTTCGGCGCCAGGCTGATTCTTTCACTTAAGGAGAGCGCACATTCATTGGGAACACAACAGTCCTATTAGAGAGAAAAAGGGGACCGAATTTTCCTTTTGCTCCCACCGCAAGAGACATCCATAAAGGGGGTATTCAGATACGCCTCTTTAGATTTGGATTGAGGTCAGCGGGAAGGCCACGGTAATATCGCTGTGCTCTGAGGCACGAGTGCCAATCCCAGCTCCATGTAAAAAACAAGATCTGTCAGGGtttctcccccccttccctcacaCTTTTTAGGGGGTTTTGATGAAAAGGAAGGGCGGGATGGGGGACATGAAAGGAGGCCTGTCGAGGACAAAGCCGGGGCGCTGAGGACAAAAGAAAACGCGGCCGCGGCGATGGCTGGAGTAAGCAGATGAAAGGATGGAGAGGTGGTCGCTTTCGCCGCGCAGTTCCCGTCTGGTGACGCAATCAGCTGTCTCCACGGTGACGGGTGCCACCGAGCAGCAGGACCGCTTTGGCAGAAGGAGGGGCGGGCATCGCCTGTGCCTTTGGGGTAAAAGGGACGAGAAACGGGGCGATGCGCACGCTTGTGGGAGACACAGTGGTCGTCATCTCTATTCAACATGCACATCTGGGAAAGCGCAGCGTCCCACCAGCACAGGACGCGGATCACATGGAGATTACACACCTACGTCCTcacctgcaggtgctgctggcccTCTTCCCTCTACACTGCTCGGAATAAATGCCCATTTCTAGGAAAACGATAAAAAGCTAATTGAATAGGTTTCAATATCCCGCTTATCGCCGACAGTGTTAATCTTTATATCTGCAAGTTGTTCTCCAGGGCCGATAATATCGCGTCTCGCCGCATCCTGTCAGCGGAGGACTGCAGAATCCGGTCCTCTCAGACAGTGATCCTACTAAATTCtgtggcttttttccccctgtttttctttccagacTGCATCGAGACGTTCGCAACCCCAATCAAATCACTAATATACACGTCGCGTGAACAGCTCGAGCATGCACCCATCTGTGCAGGCGCCGCTTGAAGCAAACTGCTGCGAACCTGCTCGTGATGACAGCCGCTGATGTCTATTATCTATAATGTTTACCGTGTCCTCGACGTTTGCTTAGCAAATTAACAGGCTAACAGAAGCTAATTACTGATAAACACGGACGCCTCTTTTGCTGATGGGAGTATAATTAGAGTTTTTTTTCCGCAACAAACCAAACAATTAACAGATCATCTGCGCGGTGGCTCCTTTTTGGCTGCGTCTTCAGCATAAGTGATCCATAGGTTGACAGAACTCTCAATATGGTACATGTGGTATCTCAGAATGAGTGGGACTAAAGTGAGAGATCTTTGTTAGTGTATCATTCACAGAAGGTGAGACAGAAGAGATGAGGGTGCCTACCTCGGCGTCTCTCTGACCAGCACTGCCCGGTGGAGCTGGCGCTGGATGTGAGCGTGACGGGGCCCGCAAGGATGGACAAACGGGTGGACAGCAACCAGGACGTAACCCTGCGCGTAGAGGTCCCTGACCTGCACCGGCAGCTCTCTGACAGAAGAGAGACAAAGCACCGATGACACTGGCACCTCTGTGGGGGGGAGAAAGGTGGTAGAAAACCCACGGTTAGACAGGAAGGGGTAATGGGGCGGTGGCGGGGATGGGACAATGCACAAAAAGATGGACACAGTGTTTGCATGAGGTACTGGATTaaagcaagaaaaagaaagggggagatggaggccCCGAGAAACAAAGACGGCGCAGGGTTTCATTACGATAATTCCCACCCAACGACAACACACGGCGTCTTCACGCTAAATCTGAAGCTAATTACGCCAAAGCTATTAGCTGCAGCGTTGGCTTTTGAAAAGCACGCATACCAACACAAACACGTGGGTGCACAGACACGTACGGATTCCCAATATTAGATGTGCGCGCGTGGATGCGATGCACCCGCGCCACCGCAGTGGCTGTTTGCACGTGTGGCATTAGCCGCAAATGCTAACACAAATCCAGCTCCCTAATTACCACAAACAATGGAGAGAAAGCCCCTTCGCTTCACTGGAAATGGTTAGCAGAGCTTATCATATGGCAGCAAACTGTCACCGTAAATCCTCTGAGAGATGCACAGTGTGTATGAGATCCACCCTCTGGGGGGGTCAGAGCATTGTAGTAAAGCACCCCCTCTGTTGACAGGCTTTTTAGGGAACACGTGCATGCATTACCGAATGTTGCTGTATTACAGAGTGAAGGCAGGTGTGTGTTACAGACACAGAAGCTCgagaaaaaaagatgagaggggggaggaaaaaaaagtggggCGGTTAGCGAAGCCGCGGTTGAGATGaggctgtctgtttgtgtctgaatGCCTGTCATCCGTTTCCATTCAGTCTCATTTGCATGggtctggagaagagaaaatAACCTGAATAAATTAACCGCGctcgcacaacacacacacacacacacacacacacacacacacacacacacacacacacacacacacacacacacacactcacactcatctCATTTCCAATTTGTTCTCCATCATCTGTTCACAGATACACGTTTGAGAAGCTGACCGGTTTGCTATGATAGCGAGACCGCTGCAGGAAAGAACACCTGACCGTCACCAACGAGGGTCGCTGATCTAAAACACGCTGGT is a window of Takifugu flavidus isolate HTHZ2018 chromosome 21, ASM371156v2, whole genome shotgun sequence DNA encoding:
- the oxnad1 gene encoding oxidoreductase NAD-binding domain-containing protein 1, which gives rise to MTIPSVWSSAARRFSLLCPAPAPFGCRLRDPGIVDRHMSSKRKMDHLERTANNYRQCALYPAQVCGIINESETVKRLRIAAHPDFRFKAGQWVDFFIPGVEKVGGFSMCSSPGLLQREGIIELAVKYSKHPPAHWVHTLCAVGSQVAMRVGGDFFFDPSPSDPAVDVLLVAGGVGINPLYSILLHTTDLMHLNRSSGGRDYNIGSVHLSYSAKNTQELLFKGSIVEACREFPDKFSCDFHVTQQSTDVDPSLTPFLSRGRITEEELRARVDPQKTLCFLCGPPPMIEQHSKTLLDSGLPKDKILFEKWW
- the rftn1a gene encoding raftlin, with protein sequence MGCKLPKLRKAEERQSPGNIYSTLRRPQVETKVGVAYTYHFLDFLLGKEEVPVSSVLCLSSVRELPVQVRDLYAQGYVLVAVHPFVHPCGPRHAHIQRQLHRAVLVRETPSSEKSQLRWGRRRLETDVCVAGHQSADPEVIQNYVKKIQDVAEQGVMFVGFLQQPGGGPCFIGHWDPDELSSLHSSPSPIHQQPHSLNTSPADPPLGGEDVENSEPLAPSPPRLAVDWCHTGIPAEAAANQLCDPAGGTAHQNGQCMEEPLNLSNQRSSSPESCLSSPDMNQKCNRKSGPACTNGQSGVKTQNNNNEKSSTQDRMQLFALYNHTDELNHSPRFYSLRVPLQVQREAGLITEVHTHWLDYMTQHFTSGAQLVDGFFHLGDYNDGRVSSVDSVFIFQSSAEEAPGTSYDAIVVEQWTVVDGVVVKTDYVPLLQSLAPYGWRLMCVLPTPIVKTNSDGSLSTKQILFLQRPILQRKRKDFKMLYLKGRGKAKKPAAGTQEELENMSPLMGTEMTRLSRDAGGEEEEAERRESKEDAWHQRRLLSGSRESVEEPEEETDVDEFPLRTSARWTDVCQREGRGGGREALKREERIRQQLFSGVC